The Urbifossiella limnaea genome has a window encoding:
- a CDS encoding sugar ABC transporter ATP-binding protein yields MTGVRKSYGPTHALRGVDLELAAGEVHALVGENGAGKSTLMKVLSGAEPPDAGTMALDGMPYRPAGPQAARRRGVAMIYQELAVCPHLSVEANVLLGLESTSAGFLRKTADRDRVRAALAELGHPEIDPAASVESLSPAARQVVEIARALLTDVKLLVLDEPTSALTQEDAQRLFELVARLKGRGVTVVYISHFLEEIEAVADRYTVLRDGSAVGTGRVTDVTRPRLVELMVGRAVDEQYPRVPHAAGEVILELNGVAGSPLPRSASLTLRRGEILGLAGLVGSGRTELLRAVYGLAPVREGSVKVQAFTGGTATPTQRIRQGLGLLSEDRKEEGLALSRSLADNLTLSRFAPLARHGFLSPARIRAAASAQLTRLGVKYRDAEQPAAELSGGNQQKVALGRLLHQDADVFLLDEPTRGVDVGSKADIYRLIGELAAAGKAVLVVSSYLPELFGVCDRIAVMARGTLGPARPVADWTPEAVIAAATGADKPSTPAHHV; encoded by the coding sequence ATGACGGGCGTCCGCAAGAGCTACGGGCCGACGCACGCGCTCCGCGGCGTCGATCTGGAGTTGGCCGCGGGAGAGGTTCACGCCCTTGTCGGCGAGAACGGCGCCGGCAAGTCCACGCTCATGAAGGTGTTGAGCGGCGCCGAGCCGCCCGACGCCGGCACGATGGCGTTGGACGGCATGCCGTACCGGCCCGCGGGGCCACAGGCCGCCCGGCGGCGCGGCGTCGCCATGATTTATCAGGAACTTGCCGTCTGCCCGCACCTGTCGGTCGAAGCGAACGTGCTGCTCGGGCTCGAATCGACGAGTGCCGGGTTCCTGCGGAAGACCGCCGACCGCGACCGGGTGCGGGCGGCCCTCGCCGAACTGGGCCACCCCGAGATCGACCCCGCGGCCTCAGTCGAGTCGTTGTCCCCCGCCGCGCGGCAGGTTGTGGAAATCGCCCGTGCCCTGCTCACCGACGTGAAGCTGCTTGTGCTCGACGAGCCGACCAGCGCCCTGACCCAGGAGGACGCGCAACGGCTGTTCGAGCTCGTCGCCCGCCTCAAAGGCCGCGGCGTGACGGTGGTGTACATCAGCCACTTCCTCGAAGAGATCGAGGCGGTCGCGGACCGTTATACGGTTCTCCGCGATGGCTCGGCCGTGGGCACCGGCCGCGTGACGGACGTGACCCGGCCGCGGCTCGTCGAACTGATGGTCGGTCGGGCCGTGGACGAGCAGTACCCGCGCGTGCCGCACGCCGCCGGCGAAGTCATTCTGGAACTGAACGGCGTCGCTGGCTCTCCCCTGCCCCGCTCGGCGAGTTTAACGCTGCGCCGCGGCGAGATCCTCGGTCTCGCCGGGCTCGTGGGCTCGGGCCGCACGGAACTGCTGCGCGCCGTGTACGGCCTCGCCCCGGTCCGCGAGGGGTCGGTCAAGGTGCAAGCCTTCACCGGCGGAACTGCGACGCCGACACAGCGCATCCGGCAGGGGCTCGGGCTGCTGAGTGAAGACCGCAAGGAGGAAGGCCTGGCGCTGTCCCGCAGCCTCGCCGACAATCTCACCCTGAGCCGCTTCGCACCGCTCGCCCGCCACGGCTTCCTGTCCCCCGCCCGCATCCGCGCCGCGGCTTCGGCTCAACTCACCCGTCTGGGTGTGAAGTACCGTGACGCCGAGCAGCCGGCCGCCGAACTGAGTGGCGGCAATCAGCAGAAGGTCGCACTCGGCCGGTTGCTCCACCAGGACGCGGACGTGTTCCTCCTCGACGAGCCGACCCGAGGAGTGGACGTGGGCAGCAAAGCCGACATCTATCGGCTCATCGGCGAACTCGCCGCCGCGGGCAAGGCCGTGCTCGTGGTCAGCAGCTACCTCCCCGAGTTGTTCGGCGTGTGCGACCGCATCGCGGTGATGGCCCGCGGCACCCTCGGGCCGGCGCGGCCGGTCGCGGATTGGACACCGGAAGCCGTCATCGCCGCGGCGACCGGCGCGGACAAACCTTCAACCCCCGCCCACCATGTCTGA
- a CDS encoding Gfo/Idh/MocA family protein: MQPVRVGIVGCGKVAGLHAAALRAVPEAVFVGACDADPARAAAFAATHGGVGFTDLDALLSAGVEVVLIATPHPAHAAPTIRAAEAGVHVLVEKPMAATLADCDAMIATAERAGVRLGVISQRRFYEPVRRIRAAIDAGKLGTPALGLFLMYSWRDAAYYTSDPWRGRWDTEGGGVLVNQSPHQLDLLLWLLGPAAEVTGFWGNLNHPTVEVDDTAVAAIRFKSGGLGSILTSVAQRPGVYTKVHVHGSNGASVGVETDTGASFVAGVSGIAEPPVTDLWTIPGEEHRLAEFQAADRAAFAGVDGTTHYHALQIRDFVRAVREGRPPLVTGEDGRAVVEMFTAVYQSHRERRAVRLPL, encoded by the coding sequence GTGCAACCGGTACGGGTCGGGATCGTCGGCTGCGGCAAGGTGGCCGGGCTGCACGCGGCGGCGCTGCGGGCCGTCCCGGAGGCGGTGTTCGTCGGCGCATGCGACGCCGACCCGGCGCGGGCCGCGGCGTTCGCCGCCACGCACGGGGGAGTTGGTTTCACGGACCTGGACGCGCTGTTGAGTGCCGGCGTCGAGGTGGTGCTGATCGCCACGCCGCACCCGGCGCACGCCGCGCCGACGATCCGCGCCGCGGAGGCTGGCGTACACGTCCTCGTCGAGAAGCCGATGGCGGCGACACTCGCCGATTGCGATGCCATGATCGCCACCGCCGAGCGGGCCGGGGTTCGCCTCGGCGTCATCAGTCAGCGGCGGTTCTACGAGCCGGTCCGGCGCATCAGGGCGGCGATCGACGCGGGTAAGCTCGGCACCCCGGCGCTGGGGCTGTTCCTGATGTACTCGTGGCGCGACGCCGCGTACTACACCTCCGACCCGTGGCGCGGCCGCTGGGACACCGAGGGCGGCGGCGTTCTCGTCAACCAGTCGCCGCACCAACTCGACCTGCTGCTGTGGCTGCTCGGCCCGGCCGCGGAGGTGACCGGCTTCTGGGGCAACCTCAACCACCCGACCGTTGAGGTGGACGACACCGCGGTCGCTGCCATCCGCTTCAAGTCCGGCGGGCTCGGCTCAATCCTTACGAGCGTGGCGCAGAGGCCGGGGGTCTACACGAAGGTTCACGTCCACGGCTCGAACGGGGCGTCGGTCGGCGTCGAAACCGACACCGGGGCGAGCTTCGTCGCCGGCGTGTCGGGCATCGCTGAACCCCCGGTAACGGACCTGTGGACGATCCCCGGCGAGGAACACCGGTTGGCCGAGTTCCAGGCCGCCGACCGCGCCGCGTTCGCCGGCGTGGACGGCACCACGCACTACCACGCTCTGCAAATCCGCGACTTCGTCCGCGCCGTGCGCGAGGGCCGGCCGCCGCTCGTGACCGGCGAAGACGGCCGGGCCGTGGTCGAGATGTTCACCGCGGTCTACCAGTCGCACCGCGAGCGCCGGGCGGTTCGCCTCCCGCTCTGA
- a CDS encoding ABC transporter substrate-binding protein, producing MFRGLRILLLLATALSAGCGRDADELVIVVIPKGMTHEHWQSVRRGAERCASDLLASEGRRVRIIFDGPLRERDAMEQIRIVDRRVATGADGIVLAPQHSRTMTACVRRAADAGLPVVVIDSGLADPDHFVKYVATDNYRGGCLAAEHLIGELKKRGKTTPKLILFRYAVGSESTEQREKGFEDTAKRLCPNAVWLSTDRYAGSTRDSAMREAGPLVFQFRDQVDGVFAPNESSASGLVDVLRSQILNGKVLVMGFDASKPLLHSIASGDVVGSVLQDPYRMGYLSTWCAVRHRLGEDVNAGRTQMDLSTGEYVVTRDNVESEAIRGLFDPELQARRVMNPPHFPKRGATP from the coding sequence ATGTTTCGCGGCCTGCGCATCCTCCTGCTGCTCGCCACCGCCCTGTCCGCCGGCTGCGGACGCGACGCGGACGAGCTGGTCATCGTCGTCATTCCCAAGGGGATGACGCACGAACACTGGCAGTCCGTCCGCCGCGGAGCGGAGCGGTGTGCCTCCGACCTGCTGGCGTCTGAAGGACGCCGCGTCCGCATCATCTTCGACGGCCCGCTCCGCGAGCGCGACGCGATGGAGCAGATTCGGATCGTCGATCGGCGCGTCGCCACCGGGGCCGACGGCATCGTGCTCGCCCCGCAGCACAGCCGCACCATGACGGCGTGCGTCCGCCGGGCCGCCGACGCGGGGCTCCCGGTCGTCGTCATCGACTCCGGGCTCGCCGACCCCGACCACTTCGTGAAGTACGTCGCCACCGACAACTACCGCGGCGGGTGCCTCGCGGCCGAGCATTTGATCGGCGAGTTGAAGAAACGTGGGAAGACGACGCCGAAGCTGATCCTGTTCCGATACGCGGTCGGCTCCGAGAGTACGGAGCAGCGCGAGAAGGGGTTCGAGGACACCGCGAAGCGGCTGTGCCCGAACGCGGTGTGGCTCTCGACCGACCGCTACGCCGGCTCGACGCGCGACTCGGCGATGCGCGAGGCCGGCCCGCTCGTGTTCCAGTTCCGCGACCAGGTGGACGGCGTGTTCGCGCCGAACGAGTCGTCCGCGAGCGGCCTCGTGGACGTGCTCCGCTCCCAGATCCTGAACGGTAAGGTCCTGGTGATGGGCTTCGACGCAAGCAAGCCGTTGCTGCACTCCATCGCCAGCGGCGACGTGGTCGGCAGCGTGCTCCAGGACCCGTACCGGATGGGATACCTGTCCACGTGGTGCGCCGTCCGCCACCGGCTCGGCGAGGACGTAAACGCGGGCCGGACGCAGATGGACCTGAGCACCGGCGAGTACGTCGTGACCCGCGACAACGTCGAGAGCGAGGCGATCCGCGGGCTGTTCGACCCGGAGTTGCAGGCCCGGCGCGTGATGAACCCGCCGCACTTCCCGAAGCGGGGGGCGACGCCGTGA
- a CDS encoding ABC transporter permease, whose translation MSDAASKRLALPAGPWAGFVGVFLLFAVLIGSQGGLKTFLSVGNLEVLLHEGTIPAVVALGMLLVLISGGIDLSVGAVVALVTVVTMRVYTAVLASSGSGVEASLTAVAAGILSGGLCGLANGLLVTRLDLPPFVATLGMFGVARGVAVWLAERTTLAFPGGVTPEWVVSLGKTSALNPGLWSLLVLAVGVAVLLHLTVFGRHLYAVGSNEATARLCGVDVRRTKLAVYVLSGLLTGWAGVLMFAHSNSGNPTLGEQLELDVITAVVIGGASLAGGRGTVVGAMLGVTILGLIKNGVSLFNVPVEMQYILIGVLLLANVALGRWRGR comes from the coding sequence ATGTCTGACGCAGCCTCGAAGCGCCTCGCGCTCCCCGCCGGCCCGTGGGCCGGGTTTGTCGGCGTGTTCCTCCTGTTCGCCGTCCTCATCGGCTCGCAAGGCGGGCTCAAGACGTTTCTCAGCGTCGGCAACCTCGAGGTGCTACTGCACGAGGGGACCATTCCGGCCGTGGTCGCGCTCGGGATGCTCCTCGTACTCATCAGCGGCGGCATCGATCTGTCGGTCGGCGCGGTCGTCGCGCTGGTCACGGTCGTGACGATGCGCGTGTACACCGCCGTACTGGCGTCGTCCGGCAGCGGCGTCGAAGCGAGCCTCACGGCGGTCGCGGCCGGCATCCTCTCAGGCGGGTTGTGCGGGCTTGCGAACGGACTCCTCGTCACCCGACTCGACCTACCGCCGTTCGTCGCCACACTCGGCATGTTCGGCGTCGCCCGCGGTGTAGCCGTGTGGCTCGCCGAGCGGACCACGCTGGCCTTCCCCGGCGGCGTCACCCCCGAGTGGGTGGTTTCGCTCGGGAAGACCTCGGCGCTGAACCCCGGGCTGTGGTCGCTTCTGGTGCTCGCCGTCGGGGTGGCCGTGCTCCTGCACCTCACGGTGTTCGGCCGACACCTGTACGCCGTGGGGTCGAACGAGGCGACGGCCCGGCTGTGCGGCGTGGACGTGCGGCGCACCAAACTCGCGGTCTACGTACTCAGCGGTCTACTTACCGGGTGGGCCGGCGTCCTGATGTTCGCCCACAGTAACAGCGGCAACCCGACCCTCGGGGAGCAACTGGAGTTGGACGTGATTACCGCCGTGGTCATCGGCGGGGCGAGCCTGGCCGGCGGGCGGGGCACGGTCGTCGGGGCGATGCTCGGGGTCACCATCCTGGGGCTCATCAAGAACGGTGTCAGCCTGTTCAACGTGCCGGTCGAGATGCAGTACATCCTCATCGGCGTCCTGCTTCTGGCCAACGTGGCGCTGGGCCGCTGGCGCGGGCGGTGA
- the lpxB gene encoding lipid-A-disaccharide synthase translates to MHLFLSAGEPSGDLHGANLVRALARHNPAVRVTGLGGPRMAAAGATVLYPLAKHAVMGFVRVLKHLRTFFRAARLAQRSWAADRPDAVVIIDCSGFNLPLAKRAHAAGIPVYYFMPPQVWAWRSGRVEKIRRWCAGVLTVLPFEDEWYRSRGVATHFVGHPYFDELAAQQPDAAYVAAERSGVGPIVGLLPGSRDQEVTANLRLLVGTARRVAAERPDARFRVAAFNDRHADVCRAAFAGLSLPVEVLVGRTPEVISMATACVAVSGSVSLELMARHVPSVVVYRMGRWTRKLVLKLVKVRWMSLVNLLAGEELYPENATDSDDPTPVAAPVLRWLNDEAARSEVVGRLRELTSREARPGACDRAAAYLLAAAGGRAAAA, encoded by the coding sequence ATGCACCTGTTTCTTTCCGCCGGCGAGCCGAGCGGCGACCTGCACGGCGCGAACCTCGTTCGCGCTCTCGCCCGTCACAACCCCGCGGTTCGCGTCACCGGCCTTGGCGGCCCGCGGATGGCCGCGGCCGGCGCGACCGTCCTGTACCCCCTGGCGAAGCACGCGGTCATGGGCTTCGTCCGCGTGCTGAAGCACCTGCGGACGTTCTTCCGCGCCGCCCGGCTGGCGCAACGGAGTTGGGCCGCCGACCGGCCGGACGCGGTCGTCATCATCGACTGCTCCGGCTTCAACCTGCCGCTGGCGAAGCGGGCGCACGCCGCCGGCATCCCCGTCTACTACTTCATGCCGCCGCAGGTGTGGGCGTGGCGGAGCGGCCGCGTCGAGAAGATTCGCCGCTGGTGCGCCGGCGTCCTGACCGTGCTGCCGTTCGAAGATGAGTGGTACCGCAGTCGCGGGGTCGCCACCCACTTCGTCGGCCACCCGTACTTCGACGAACTGGCCGCCCAGCAGCCCGACGCGGCGTACGTGGCTGCCGAACGATCCGGCGTCGGGCCAATCGTCGGCCTCCTCCCCGGCTCCCGCGACCAGGAAGTGACCGCGAATCTTCGCCTGCTCGTCGGTACGGCTCGGCGCGTCGCTGCCGAGAGGCCGGACGCGCGGTTCCGCGTCGCGGCATTCAACGACCGACACGCCGACGTGTGCCGCGCCGCGTTCGCGGGCCTGAGCCTTCCCGTCGAGGTGCTGGTCGGCCGGACGCCGGAAGTGATTTCGATGGCGACCGCGTGCGTCGCCGTGTCCGGCTCGGTGAGTCTGGAGCTGATGGCCCGCCACGTCCCCTCCGTGGTCGTATACCGGATGGGCCGCTGGACGCGGAAGCTGGTGCTGAAGCTGGTCAAGGTGCGGTGGATGAGCCTCGTAAACCTGCTGGCCGGCGAAGAACTGTACCCCGAAAACGCCACCGACTCCGACGACCCGACGCCCGTCGCGGCACCGGTCCTCCGCTGGTTGAACGACGAGGCCGCGCGGTCGGAGGTCGTGGGCCGGCTCCGCGAACTGACCTCCCGCGAGGCCCGGCCCGGGGCGTGCGACCGCGCCGCCGCGTACCTGCTCGCCGCCGCCGGCGGCCGTGCCGCCGCCGCCTGA
- a CDS encoding DUF4139 domain-containing protein — translation MLRRKLLWGVPLAGAIGSGVVADRWLANTALADGKQDLKPAVTLPISRVVMFNSGVGYFSRSGEVDGDARVDLTFQEADINDLIKSMVLEDFGGGRVAAVSYDSREPIARTLASFSINLNGDTTFAGILQQARGERVEVTTTPTAQNQPGKLTGSIVGIETQAVAGGPNQPAVPVAVLNMWCAEGMRAVKLTEVQQLRFLNPVIESEFRRALEVLAMNHDAAKKAVSLHFAGDGKRRVQVGYVVEAPVWKTSYRLVLDAEGKGGKPYLQGWAVVENPTDEDWSGVRMALISGRPISFKMDLYNPLFVPRPTVEPELFASLRPPTYDGGFNGRGEADKLALRDALNRAPMAKMAPGAPPAPAASAPPMNGPMGGFGRGGAGGGSAAMGLAATDSPADAEQRRRHAADVGRELAGRLGTGAVGSAATAGKLGDFFQYAIDHPVSLARQKSALLPIVGKEVEGTRVSIYNPAVQPKHPLLGLRFKNTSGVHLSQGPITVFEGSTYAGDTRVLDVQPGEERLVSYAIDLGTEVDPQNGPGTSRITNVRAVKGIVTTTTKVREEKKYRIANRSQTDRTLVIEHPNRTNQQFKLVETDRPIEDTAGVYRFQVAVKAGEEKTFPVNEERDVASQVVLSNNPDQTIRFVMNLNEATPALKQKLAEALKLKAAWDTQVRDLAQVKANLARLNTDQDRIRRNLGATPREAEVYKTYLDRLATQEREIDGYTTQEKNLMAAEFTSRKTFEDFLAILTD, via the coding sequence ATGCTGCGACGGAAACTACTGTGGGGCGTGCCACTGGCCGGGGCCATTGGCTCCGGCGTCGTCGCCGACCGCTGGCTCGCCAACACCGCCCTCGCAGACGGCAAGCAAGACCTCAAGCCCGCCGTGACGCTGCCGATCAGCCGCGTCGTGATGTTCAACAGCGGCGTCGGGTACTTCAGCCGAAGCGGCGAGGTGGACGGTGACGCCCGCGTCGATCTCACCTTCCAGGAAGCGGACATCAACGACCTGATCAAGTCGATGGTCCTGGAAGACTTCGGCGGCGGTCGCGTCGCGGCGGTGTCCTACGACAGCCGCGAACCCATCGCGCGGACGCTGGCCAGCTTCTCGATCAACCTGAACGGCGACACCACGTTCGCCGGCATCCTGCAGCAGGCCCGCGGCGAGCGGGTCGAGGTGACGACGACGCCGACGGCGCAGAACCAGCCCGGCAAGCTGACCGGCTCCATCGTCGGAATCGAGACGCAGGCGGTGGCCGGCGGCCCGAACCAGCCGGCTGTACCCGTGGCCGTGCTCAACATGTGGTGCGCCGAGGGGATGCGTGCCGTGAAGCTGACCGAGGTGCAGCAACTGCGGTTTCTGAACCCGGTGATCGAGAGCGAGTTCCGCCGGGCACTGGAAGTGCTGGCGATGAACCACGATGCTGCGAAGAAGGCCGTGAGCCTGCACTTCGCCGGCGACGGCAAGCGCCGCGTGCAGGTCGGCTACGTCGTTGAGGCGCCGGTCTGGAAGACGAGCTACCGGCTCGTGCTGGACGCCGAGGGGAAGGGCGGCAAGCCCTACCTCCAGGGTTGGGCGGTGGTCGAGAACCCGACCGACGAGGACTGGTCGGGCGTGCGGATGGCGCTGATCAGCGGCCGGCCGATCAGCTTCAAGATGGACCTGTACAACCCGCTGTTCGTGCCACGGCCGACGGTCGAGCCGGAGCTGTTCGCGTCCCTCCGGCCGCCGACGTATGACGGCGGCTTCAACGGCCGCGGCGAGGCCGACAAGCTGGCCCTGCGCGACGCCCTGAACCGCGCTCCGATGGCGAAAATGGCGCCGGGTGCGCCGCCGGCGCCGGCCGCATCGGCACCGCCGATGAACGGGCCGATGGGCGGCTTCGGCCGTGGTGGTGCCGGCGGGGGTAGCGCCGCGATGGGTCTCGCGGCGACCGACAGCCCGGCCGACGCCGAACAGCGCCGCCGCCATGCCGCCGACGTGGGCCGCGAACTCGCCGGCCGGCTCGGCACCGGGGCAGTCGGCAGCGCCGCCACCGCCGGCAAGCTCGGCGACTTCTTCCAGTACGCCATTGACCACCCCGTCTCGCTCGCCCGCCAGAAGTCGGCGCTGCTGCCGATCGTCGGCAAGGAGGTTGAGGGCACGCGCGTCAGTATCTACAACCCGGCCGTGCAGCCGAAGCACCCGCTGTTGGGGCTTCGCTTCAAGAATACGTCGGGTGTCCACCTGTCCCAGGGGCCGATCACCGTGTTCGAGGGGAGCACCTACGCCGGCGACACGCGCGTCCTGGACGTGCAGCCGGGCGAGGAGCGGCTCGTGAGCTACGCGATCGACCTGGGCACCGAAGTCGATCCGCAGAACGGCCCCGGCACGAGCCGGATCACGAACGTGCGGGCGGTGAAAGGCATCGTCACGACCACGACGAAAGTGCGCGAGGAGAAGAAGTACCGCATCGCCAACCGCAGCCAGACGGACCGCACACTCGTGATCGAGCACCCGAACCGCACCAACCAGCAGTTCAAGCTGGTGGAGACGGACCGGCCCATCGAGGACACGGCCGGCGTGTACCGGTTCCAGGTGGCGGTGAAGGCCGGCGAGGAGAAGACGTTCCCGGTCAATGAGGAGCGCGACGTGGCCTCGCAAGTGGTGCTGTCCAACAACCCGGACCAGACCATTCGCTTCGTGATGAATTTGAACGAGGCCACGCCGGCGCTCAAGCAGAAACTGGCGGAGGCGCTGAAGCTGAAGGCCGCGTGGGACACTCAGGTCCGCGACCTCGCGCAGGTGAAGGCGAACCTGGCCCGGCTGAACACCGACCAGGACCGCATCCGCCGCAACCTGGGCGCGACGCCGCGGGAGGCCGAGGTGTACAAGACGTACCTCGACCGGCTGGCGACGCAGGAGCGCGAGATCGACGGCTACACCACCCAGGAGAAGAACCTGATGGCGGCCGAGTTCACCTCGCGGAAGACGTTCGAGGACTTCCTGGCAATCCTGACCGACTGA
- a CDS encoding RipA family octameric membrane protein codes for MTDADAANRVWQHGMHEEQLFHNRLNYFSFLETGLLSLCAILFNKEPSLTLFVPLTVVGLLFTLLWLLIQTRHWAYCQHVHRRARELVPDYRDTLAGWAGPGRSDGWSISRPLALAVPLLFAFTWVGFLAWLLLRTDNPATDAHITPERAAILALTLVLGWVVIRLRRAERRLKEVRAAVNSPAAPRSAGA; via the coding sequence ATGACCGACGCCGACGCCGCGAACCGGGTGTGGCAGCACGGCATGCACGAGGAGCAGCTGTTCCACAACCGGCTGAACTACTTCTCGTTCCTCGAAACCGGCCTGCTGTCGCTGTGCGCCATCCTGTTCAACAAGGAACCGTCGCTCACGCTGTTCGTGCCGCTCACCGTCGTAGGGCTACTGTTCACGCTGTTGTGGCTGCTCATCCAGACGCGGCACTGGGCGTACTGCCAGCACGTCCACCGCCGCGCCCGCGAGCTGGTCCCCGACTACCGCGACACCCTCGCCGGCTGGGCCGGCCCCGGCCGCAGCGACGGGTGGTCGATCTCCCGGCCGCTGGCGCTGGCCGTGCCGCTGCTGTTCGCCTTCACCTGGGTCGGCTTCCTGGCGTGGCTGCTGCTGCGGACCGACAACCCCGCGACCGACGCACACATCACCCCCGAACGCGCCGCGATCCTGGCGCTGACGCTGGTGCTCGGGTGGGTGGTGATCCGCTTGCGCCGGGCCGAGCGGCGGTTGAAGGAAGTGCGGGCCGCGGTCAACTCGCCGGCCGCTCCTCGAAGCGCAGGTGCTTGA
- a CDS encoding sugar phosphate isomerase/epimerase family protein: MPLRLSAFPKCYLDAIAGARSMSVFDWIEQAKQLDADGLEMYDGFFTSLDPGYLDSVGDAIRTAGFAMPMLCCSPDFTHPDADARERAVEREVAMIGVARRLGGPGTVCRVLSGQRYPGLDRREGLDRVVRCIEQVLPVAKEHDIVLGLENHYKDGFWQYPEFAQKQDVFLELLAAVPESPHFGVQYDPSNALVAGDDPLELLKLVAPRVVSMHASDRYLADGTTIEELRQADGTLGYSPNLRHGVTGKGLNDYDAIFRTLAGVGYRGWVSIEDGMNGMGEMAESLAFLRRKVAEHFPD, from the coding sequence ATGCCCCTGCGCCTCTCCGCGTTCCCCAAGTGCTACCTCGACGCGATCGCCGGTGCGCGGTCGATGTCCGTCTTCGACTGGATCGAGCAGGCGAAGCAACTCGACGCCGACGGCCTCGAAATGTACGACGGGTTTTTCACGTCCCTCGACCCCGGCTACCTCGACTCCGTCGGCGACGCCATCCGCACAGCCGGGTTCGCCATGCCGATGCTGTGCTGTTCCCCCGACTTCACCCACCCCGACGCTGACGCCCGCGAGCGCGCCGTCGAGCGCGAGGTCGCCATGATCGGCGTCGCGCGCCGGCTCGGGGGGCCGGGCACCGTGTGCCGCGTGCTCAGCGGGCAACGCTACCCCGGGCTCGACCGCCGCGAGGGGCTCGACCGGGTGGTCCGCTGCATCGAGCAGGTGCTGCCGGTGGCGAAGGAGCACGACATCGTGCTGGGCCTGGAGAACCACTACAAGGACGGCTTCTGGCAGTACCCCGAGTTCGCCCAGAAACAGGACGTGTTCCTCGAACTTCTCGCCGCCGTGCCGGAGAGCCCGCACTTCGGCGTCCAGTACGACCCGTCCAACGCCCTCGTCGCTGGCGACGACCCGCTGGAGTTGCTGAAACTCGTCGCCCCGCGGGTGGTGAGCATGCACGCCAGCGACCGTTACCTCGCCGACGGCACGACGATCGAGGAACTGCGCCAGGCCGACGGCACGCTCGGCTACTCGCCGAACCTCCGACACGGCGTGACCGGGAAGGGGCTGAACGACTACGACGCCATCTTCCGCACGCTCGCCGGCGTGGGCTACCGCGGCTGGGTGAGCATCGAGGACGGCATGAACGGCATGGGCGAGATGGCCGAGTCGCTGGCCTTCCTGCGGCGGAAGGTCGCCGAACACTTCCCCGACTGA
- a CDS encoding AMP nucleosidase, producing the protein MKTKAEIVADWLPRYTGRPVEQFGKYVLLTNFTNYLDLFAERFGVKVVGRDRPMQSATAENLTIVNFGMGSAMAATVMDLLAAVEPRAVLLLGKCGGLKKTRVGEFILPIAAIRGEGTSNDYMPPEIPALPSFRLQAAVSAAIVKRDLDYWTGTVYTTNRRVWEHDDKFKQYLTDIRASAIDMETATVFVVGFANHIPKGALLLVSDNPMTPEGVKTSRSDAAVTAQFVRAHLDIGIDALVELRDRGESVKHLRFEERPAS; encoded by the coding sequence ATGAAGACGAAGGCCGAGATCGTCGCCGACTGGCTGCCTCGCTACACCGGCCGGCCGGTCGAGCAGTTCGGCAAGTACGTGCTCCTCACCAACTTCACCAACTACCTCGACCTGTTCGCCGAGCGGTTCGGCGTCAAGGTCGTCGGCCGCGACCGGCCGATGCAATCGGCCACGGCCGAGAACCTCACCATCGTCAACTTCGGGATGGGGAGCGCGATGGCGGCCACCGTGATGGACCTGCTCGCGGCCGTGGAGCCGCGGGCGGTACTTTTACTGGGGAAGTGCGGCGGGCTGAAAAAGACGAGGGTCGGCGAGTTCATCCTGCCGATCGCGGCGATCCGCGGCGAGGGGACGAGCAACGACTACATGCCGCCCGAGATTCCGGCGCTGCCGTCGTTCCGCCTGCAAGCCGCGGTGTCGGCGGCGATCGTGAAGCGCGACCTCGATTACTGGACGGGCACCGTCTACACCACGAACCGCCGCGTCTGGGAGCACGACGACAAGTTCAAACAATACCTCACCGACATCCGCGCGTCGGCGATCGACATGGAGACGGCGACGGTGTTCGTGGTCGGCTTTGCGAACCACATCCCGAAGGGGGCGCTGCTACTCGTCTCGGACAACCCGATGACGCCGGAGGGGGTCAAGACCTCCCGCAGCGACGCGGCCGTGACCGCCCAGTTCGTGCGGGCACACCTCGACATCGGCATTGACGCGCTGGTCGAGTTGCGGGACCGGGGCGAGTCGGTCAAGCACCTGCGCTTCGAGGAGCGGCCGGCGAGTTGA